The following proteins come from a genomic window of Campylobacter concisus:
- the moaC gene encoding cyclic pyranopterin monophosphate synthase MoaC produces the protein MMLTHLDEKDRPKMVDVSPKDPTKRVATASGIIKMSKEAFRAIKENTGKKGPVIQTAVVAAIMGAKKTSELIPMCHPLAILGVDCDIEELPEICAFKLYVSVKIEGKTGVEMEALTGVSVGLLTIYDMVKAIDKSMEISNIVLESKTGGKSGEYMRSK, from the coding sequence ATAATGCTAACGCATTTAGATGAGAAAGATCGTCCAAAAATGGTCGATGTGAGCCCAAAAGATCCAACAAAAAGAGTAGCAACTGCTAGTGGGATCATCAAGATGAGCAAAGAGGCCTTTAGAGCGATCAAAGAAAATACTGGTAAAAAAGGTCCGGTCATCCAAACAGCTGTCGTTGCTGCGATAATGGGTGCAAAAAAGACAAGTGAACTAATCCCGATGTGCCATCCACTAGCTATTTTAGGTGTGGATTGTGATATCGAGGAGCTACCTGAAATTTGCGCTTTTAAGCTTTATGTGAGCGTAAAAATAGAGGGTAAAACAGGCGTTGAGATGGAGGCATTAACTGGCGTTAGCGTGGGGCTTTTGACCATTTATGATATGGTAAAAGCTATAGATAAAAGCATGGAAATAAGTAATATCGTATTAGAGAGTAAAACAGGAGGAAAAAGTGGCGAGTATATGCGATCTAAATAA
- a CDS encoding DUF493 domain-containing protein — MASICDLNNKKAKIDYPTHWEYKIIFDADVNVEEKVKEIVKDREFKLVFSKFSKDKKYASYDLAVLVLSEEERLEIFSALKHEAKYVL; from the coding sequence GTGGCGAGTATATGCGATCTAAATAACAAAAAAGCAAAAATTGATTACCCAACGCATTGGGAATACAAAATAATATTTGATGCAGATGTCAATGTAGAAGAAAAGGTAAAAGAGATAGTAAAAGATAGAGAATTTAAGCTAGTTTTTTCAAAATTTAGCAAAGATAAAAAGTACGCTAGCTATGACTTAGCCGTACTAGTTTTGAGCGAAGAAGAGAGGCTAGAGATATTTTCAGCACTAAAACACGAAGCAAAATACGTTTTATAA
- the panD gene encoding aspartate 1-decarboxylase: MNIEILASKIHRAVVTDANLNYVGSISIGEELIKAANLIENQKVEILDVNNGERFATYVIKGKKGEICLNGAAARKVCVGDVVIIVAYASMKFKKAKKFKPTIVHVNNKNEIIKE, encoded by the coding sequence ATGAATATAGAAATTTTAGCTAGCAAGATCCACAGAGCTGTCGTAACAGACGCAAATTTAAACTACGTTGGCTCGATCAGCATCGGCGAGGAGCTTATAAAGGCCGCAAATTTGATAGAAAATCAAAAGGTAGAAATTTTAGACGTAAACAACGGCGAGAGATTTGCCACCTACGTGATAAAAGGCAAAAAAGGCGAAATTTGCCTAAACGGCGCAGCTGCTAGAAAGGTTTGCGTGGGAGACGTGGTCATCATCGTGGCATACGCTAGTATGAAATTTAAGAAGGCTAAGAAATTTAAACCAACCATCGTACATGTAAATAACAAAAACGAGATCATAAAGGAGTAG
- a CDS encoding YbaB/EbfC family nucleoid-associated protein — protein MFEGFDFSKMGQMLEDVQRQAKQIEEESKNKEFGAKSGGGLVSVRANGSGEILDISIDDSLLEDKESMQILLISAVNDVLKSVEADKKNTASRMLGGLASMGIK, from the coding sequence ATGTTTGAGGGATTTGACTTTTCAAAGATGGGGCAGATGCTTGAGGATGTGCAAAGACAGGCCAAGCAGATAGAAGAAGAGAGCAAAAATAAAGAATTTGGAGCAAAAAGTGGTGGCGGACTTGTAAGCGTGAGAGCAAACGGAAGCGGCGAGATACTTGATATCAGCATAGATGATAGCTTGCTTGAAGATAAAGAGAGTATGCAAATTTTACTAATAAGCGCCGTAAATGACGTGCTAAAGTCAGTTGAGGCTGATAAGAAAAACACTGCTTCAAGGATGCTTGGCGGCCTTGCTTCGATGGGGATAAAATGA
- a CDS encoding DUF7488 domain-containing protein, which produces MRLKYKFALAFLLTALCLNADPRPTQEDFNACFEKNKNSIVSVNKHFGVAITKNLIAVPKSDGAPLGEYVKFDPYLQLFLVRSSKELSPVVMADETNEERIKKSTWVGILNDSNNTVMGHIKSLGQNLGDFDTLSFEYNATGEINTPCCKMIGIAVGADKFIPNRYLKHFVSYDDVYYGDIGVKFLQKEDKFFVGLVDPLGRGKMMMVDDELVSVNGIKPKSLRELNEMVLFAPKGAKLDIIVKRDKQEMLFQVPVSGEVKFNQSLDVDAPSSLDIPNFNIMPKEPQTMLDDKILVDYGITVDKNLVVTKVEPKSNAEIFGIKTGDKILGFDKQSVSSREELLEKLGELKNFTLLFTRNDFQFFARVPK; this is translated from the coding sequence ATGAGACTAAAATATAAATTTGCCCTTGCATTTTTGCTAACAGCACTTTGCCTAAACGCCGATCCTAGGCCTACGCAAGAGGACTTTAACGCCTGCTTTGAAAAGAACAAAAACTCAATCGTCTCAGTAAATAAACACTTTGGCGTGGCTATCACTAAAAATTTGATCGCAGTGCCAAAAAGTGACGGAGCCCCGCTTGGAGAATATGTCAAATTTGACCCGTATTTGCAGCTTTTCTTAGTGCGCTCTAGCAAGGAGTTAAGCCCTGTTGTGATGGCTGATGAGACCAACGAGGAGCGCATCAAAAAGAGCACTTGGGTTGGCATCTTAAACGACTCTAACAACACCGTCATGGGTCACATCAAGTCTTTGGGGCAAAATTTAGGCGACTTTGACACGCTAAGCTTCGAGTATAACGCGACTGGCGAGATAAACACGCCTTGTTGTAAGATGATAGGCATAGCTGTTGGAGCTGATAAATTTATACCAAATCGCTATCTAAAGCACTTTGTATCTTATGATGACGTCTATTACGGTGATATCGGCGTGAAATTTTTACAAAAAGAGGATAAATTTTTTGTGGGTCTTGTTGACCCTTTGGGCCGTGGCAAGATGATGATGGTTGATGACGAGCTAGTGAGTGTAAATGGTATCAAGCCAAAGAGCCTAAGAGAGCTAAATGAGATGGTGCTTTTTGCTCCAAAGGGCGCAAAGCTTGACATCATTGTGAAGCGCGATAAGCAAGAAATGCTCTTTCAAGTGCCAGTAAGCGGGGAGGTAAAATTTAACCAAAGTCTTGATGTAGATGCCCCTTCAAGTCTTGATATACCAAATTTCAACATCATGCCAAAAGAGCCACAAACAATGCTTGATGATAAGATTTTGGTGGATTATGGTATCACGGTGGATAAAAATTTAGTCGTTACAAAGGTCGAGCCAAAGTCAAATGCAGAAATTTTTGGCATCAAGACCGGCGATAAAATTTTGGGTTTTGATAAACAAAGCGTGAGTAGTCGTGAAGAGCTTTTAGAGAAGCTTGGCGAATTAAAAAATTTTACGCTTCTATTTACTAGAAATGACTTTCAGTTTTTTGCAAGAGTACCAAAATGA
- a CDS encoding undecaprenyl-diphosphate phosphatase has translation MEISHVIVLALVQGISEFLPISSSAHLILVPKLLGWPDQGLAFDVAVHVGTLSAILFYFKDTIFKLLRDFFVSIAQRKMVGDSLLVWCVGFATIPVGIFGLLFNNIIEEYARSGVVIAITTIVFGIALYFADLRSTNKSEYEMTIKFALIIGLAQAVALIPGVSRSGITMTAALFLGFSHKGSANFSFLMSIPVIILAGGLESIKLIKDPNALPWSDIALGVIISAVSAYLCVKLFMGIISRIRMLPFVIYRLILGAFLLYLFL, from the coding sequence ATGGAAATTTCTCACGTTATCGTTTTGGCTTTGGTGCAAGGCATAAGCGAATTTTTGCCGATATCTAGCTCGGCTCATCTTATCTTGGTGCCAAAGCTACTTGGCTGGCCAGATCAGGGGCTTGCCTTTGACGTGGCAGTGCACGTTGGTACGTTAAGTGCGATACTTTTTTATTTTAAAGATACGATTTTTAAGCTACTTCGTGACTTTTTTGTCTCGATCGCACAAAGAAAGATGGTAGGCGATAGCTTGCTTGTTTGGTGTGTCGGCTTTGCTACCATTCCAGTTGGGATCTTTGGACTTTTGTTTAACAACATTATCGAAGAATACGCAAGAAGCGGCGTTGTGATTGCTATTACTACGATCGTCTTTGGTATAGCACTTTACTTTGCGGATCTACGCTCAACAAATAAAAGCGAATATGAAATGACCATAAAATTTGCACTTATTATCGGCCTTGCTCAAGCTGTGGCGCTCATCCCTGGCGTCTCAAGATCAGGCATAACGATGACAGCAGCACTTTTTTTAGGATTTAGCCACAAGGGTAGTGCAAATTTCTCATTTTTGATGTCGATCCCAGTCATCATCCTAGCTGGCGGACTCGAGAGTATCAAACTTATAAAAGATCCAAATGCGCTTCCTTGGAGCGATATCGCCCTTGGAGTCATCATAAGTGCAGTTAGTGCTTATCTCTGCGTTAAGCTATTTATGGGGATCATCTCAAGAATCAGGATGCTGCCCTTTGTCATCTACCGCTTGATTTTAGGAGCATTTTTACTTTATCTATTTTTATGA
- a CDS encoding polyprenyl synthetase family protein, translated as MSLLEDFVKFLNANLPKVPSFHPYYEEALGVMLKAGGKHFRALLLLGVVYSVDKSLTQKAMRVALGLEMMHTYSLIHDDLPSMDNASLRRGTPTLHVTYDETTAILAGDALNTHAFYEISRADLPADTRIKCVEILSQNAGVSGMVLGQALDCFFENTNKEDTKRAKAKFGLSGKMLSLDELVFLHIHKTAKLIAASLKMGAVIVNLSERECEKIYDIGLKLGLAFQIQDDIIDLTSDEAAAGKPVHNDLAKNSFTNLLGLSGAKKKKDELICEIEEALKQIDVSIAKMILELTDKQLR; from the coding sequence ATGAGCCTACTTGAGGACTTTGTAAAATTTCTAAACGCAAATTTGCCAAAGGTGCCTAGCTTTCACCCTTACTACGAGGAGGCGCTTGGCGTTATGCTAAAGGCTGGAGGCAAGCACTTTAGAGCACTATTGCTTCTTGGCGTGGTATATAGCGTGGACAAAAGCCTCACGCAAAAGGCTATGAGAGTGGCTTTGGGGCTTGAGATGATGCACACCTACTCACTCATCCACGACGACCTGCCTTCAATGGATAACGCAAGCCTAAGGCGCGGCACGCCAACGCTTCACGTAACATACGACGAGACTACTGCGATACTCGCAGGAGACGCGCTAAATACGCATGCTTTTTATGAAATTTCACGTGCCGATTTACCAGCTGATACGCGTATAAAATGCGTGGAAATTTTAAGCCAAAATGCTGGCGTTAGTGGTATGGTGCTAGGTCAAGCATTGGATTGTTTTTTTGAAAATACGAACAAAGAGGATACCAAAAGAGCAAAGGCTAAATTTGGCCTCTCTGGCAAGATGCTAAGCCTTGACGAACTAGTCTTTTTACACATCCACAAGACCGCAAAGCTCATCGCTGCAAGCCTAAAAATGGGTGCTGTGATAGTAAATTTAAGTGAAAGAGAGTGCGAGAAAATTTATGATATCGGACTAAAGCTTGGCCTTGCTTTTCAGATACAAGATGACATCATCGATCTTACAAGTGATGAAGCAGCTGCTGGAAAGCCCGTACATAACGATCTAGCTAAAAACTCATTTACAAATTTACTAGGTTTGTCTGGTGCAAAAAAGAAAAAAGATGAGCTTATTTGCGAGATAGAAGAGGCGCTAAAACAGATAGACGTAAGCATAGCAAAGATGATCTTGGAGCTTACAGATAAACAACTAAGATAA
- the tkt gene encoding transketolase, with translation MLKKQADTIRFLCADMVQNANSGHPGAPMGLADIMVVLSNFLKHNPKNPKWLNRDRLVFSGGHASSLVYSFLHLSGYNLSLDELKNFRQLGSNTPGHPEIHTPGVEVATGPLGQGVANAVGLAMAEKYAANVLNEPDNKIIDHKIYCLCGDGDLEEGISYEACSIAGNLRLDNLVLIYDSNNITIEGDTAIAFSEDVKARFEAQGWEVARIDGHDYDQIEFALEQANEKESPYLIIANTRIARGAMELEGSQHSHGAPLGEEIIKKAKAAAGFDPEKKFAIDEDVLLRFRGAVEKGDLEEAMWNKKVEALSIEGKNLLNSLLNPEFSKIEFPDFSDKKLATRDTNHVILNEIAKKLPGFIGGSADLAPSNKTELKSMGDFPNGKNIHYGIREHAMAAINNGISRYGLFLPFSATFFIFSDYLKPSARIAALMGIKHFFVFTHDSIGVGEDGPTHQPIEQLSTFRAMPNFYTFRPADGNENAASWQVALNLNAPSAFVLSRQGLDPLAKGEFGEVSNGAYLLSSAKDAKITFIASGSEVSLCVKAVTLLAEQGIGANVVSAPCFDLLCEQPDEYVARILDKNTTIIAVEAATGLEWYKFADAVYGMSGFGASGKANELFDHFGFTPQKLANFASELI, from the coding sequence ATGCTAAAAAAACAAGCCGATACTATAAGATTTTTGTGCGCTGATATGGTGCAAAACGCTAACAGCGGACACCCAGGTGCTCCTATGGGCCTAGCTGATATCATGGTGGTTTTGAGCAACTTTTTAAAACACAATCCAAAAAATCCAAAATGGCTAAACAGAGATAGGCTAGTTTTTAGCGGCGGTCACGCATCAAGCTTGGTCTATAGCTTTTTGCACCTAAGTGGCTACAATCTAAGCCTAGATGAGCTTAAAAATTTCCGCCAACTTGGCTCAAACACACCAGGACACCCAGAGATTCACACTCCAGGCGTTGAGGTTGCTACTGGCCCACTTGGTCAGGGCGTGGCAAACGCAGTTGGCCTAGCCATGGCAGAAAAATACGCTGCAAACGTGCTAAACGAGCCAGATAATAAAATAATCGATCATAAAATTTACTGCCTTTGCGGCGATGGCGACCTAGAAGAGGGCATAAGCTACGAGGCATGTTCAATCGCAGGAAATTTAAGACTAGACAACCTTGTGCTCATCTACGACTCAAACAACATCACGATCGAGGGCGATACAGCGATCGCATTTAGCGAGGATGTAAAAGCGAGATTTGAGGCGCAGGGCTGGGAGGTCGCACGCATCGATGGACACGACTACGATCAGATCGAATTTGCACTAGAGCAAGCAAATGAGAAAGAGTCGCCATATCTCATCATCGCAAACACACGTATAGCACGTGGTGCAATGGAGCTTGAGGGCTCACAACACAGCCACGGCGCCCCACTTGGCGAAGAGATTATCAAAAAGGCAAAGGCTGCAGCTGGTTTTGATCCTGAGAAGAAATTTGCCATTGACGAGGACGTGCTTTTAAGGTTTAGAGGCGCAGTTGAAAAGGGCGATCTTGAAGAAGCGATGTGGAACAAAAAGGTTGAGGCACTAAGCATTGAAGGCAAAAATTTATTAAACTCACTTCTTAATCCAGAGTTTAGCAAGATCGAATTCCCTGACTTTAGCGACAAAAAACTAGCTACAAGAGATACAAACCACGTCATTTTAAATGAGATAGCTAAAAAACTCCCTGGCTTTATCGGTGGTAGTGCTGACCTTGCTCCGTCAAATAAGACCGAGCTAAAGAGCATGGGCGACTTCCCAAATGGTAAAAATATCCACTACGGCATCAGAGAGCATGCCATGGCAGCTATCAACAATGGCATCTCAAGATACGGCCTTTTCTTGCCATTTTCAGCAACATTTTTTATTTTCAGCGACTATTTAAAGCCAAGTGCAAGGATAGCAGCGCTCATGGGCATCAAGCACTTTTTTGTCTTCACGCACGATAGCATCGGCGTTGGCGAAGATGGTCCGACACACCAGCCAATAGAACAGCTTAGCACATTTAGAGCGATGCCAAATTTCTACACATTCCGCCCAGCTGATGGCAACGAAAACGCAGCTAGCTGGCAAGTGGCTCTAAATTTAAACGCTCCAAGTGCCTTTGTGCTTAGCCGTCAAGGGCTTGATCCGCTCGCTAAAGGCGAATTTGGCGAGGTTAGCAACGGTGCATATCTGCTAAGCTCGGCAAAAGATGCGAAGATAACATTTATAGCAAGCGGTAGCGAGGTTTCGCTCTGCGTAAAAGCAGTCACACTTCTAGCTGAGCAAGGTATCGGAGCAAACGTCGTGTCGGCTCCTTGTTTTGACCTACTTTGCGAGCAACCAGATGAGTATGTGGCTAGAATTTTAGATAAAAATACGACGATCATCGCAGTTGAGGCTGCAACTGGCCTTGAGTGGTATAAATTTGCCGACGCAGTTTATGGCATGAGCGGCTTTGGCGCCAGCGGCAAGGCGAACGAGCTATTTGATCACTTTGGATTTACTCCGCAAAAACTTGCAAATTTTGCTAGCGAACTTATATAA